The Haliaeetus albicilla chromosome 9, bHalAlb1.1, whole genome shotgun sequence genomic sequence CCGGTTGGGGTGGGCCGGGCCGTGGCGCGGTGTCCCGGAGGAGGGAGAGGCGCCCTTCGCGGCCTTGGCGGGAGGCAGGCTGCCCGGCTGCCCGGGCTTCTGACACCTCGGCTGGGGGTTGCGGAGCGGCTTACATCGTCGGGCGGAGGGTGAGCGTAGCGTGAAGCGCTTCCCTCTGCACCTCGCTGTTTTGCCAGCCGTTATGCTTCCAGCGTGGGGTTTTCCTCGTGCCCGCACGCCGCGTTTACCGCTTTTGCCACTTAGTGAGAGTCAGCGTAAGAGGACGTAGCTCAAacttattctttcttttaattttcaaattgttACTTATCTCCGAGTATCCGGAAATGATAATGACGTGAGACAAAGGGTAGAGGAGAAGGCAACGCTGAGATGACGTTTTTATGAAGAACTGAACCTGTGCCCTTTCCCCTTAGACTGTGGTATTCATCTGTCTGTAGGACCTGTGCCCTTGTGAAGGAAAGGAACATTCTCATTTAGCTGAGTGTTGTTTTTCCTATCGTATATAGCTTCCCCTTGAATTTTTATTCAGATTGACGCTGAACCTATTTCACAAGAACCTAGTAAAAGTCGAGCCCCTCCATCAGTTCAAGTTTCTGCACACTACTTTGTCTCGGAGAGGTCTGGAGGAATTTTTTGATGATCCAAgaaactggggagaaaaaacagtaaagTCAGGTGAGTTATATTTAGCATTTCTGATAGTGATCTTTGAGCCACTTGTGCTCAGCTGAAATCTGACCTACTCTTTTGCATTATAGGAAGTATTCATAGCTACAtaaaatttttttatgtatatgtatgtaaataTGCTTGTGCATTTTATGcctgttaattttatttttttgtgtgtattctGCGTTTTATGAAAGCAGATAGCTATTATGCAGTAAAATACCTTGCTGTAAATCCTCTGCCGTGCTCTTATGTGAGAGTGTATCACAGAAGAGACATTCTTTGATGACATATACAGCACCAGggaagaaaagtatttcaatataAAGAATCATCTTACAGCTTTCCCTGTTCCTAGCCTTTTACAAACACAAATAAACAGTACATGTCATTgcctttttaatgtatttgtatatTCAAAGCAAAGCTGAATATCCACAGGAATAGCTTTCCAAGagatagtatttttttaaaaagtgatccTTATTCTGTTGAGTCAGCAGACCCTGCTaatagaagcttttttttttttccagaataagaGAAGTTTGTTctatttaattgatttttttttttttttttttttttttttttttttttacaggggATGCATGGAATATAAAGCAGCTAAGGGGCAAGAGTAGTGAAGACTTGCACAAACTTTGGTAAGTTTTAGTGAAGTAGCTTCTCTTCTTTcaaagcagctctgcctgttttattaaactgtgGCTAGTGAACTTACTAGCCAGTGAATTTAGTTTGCCATACAGCTCTGCATGCTTAAGCCTGCTTTGGGCTTGGAGCAGCCCAAGTTCTGGTACTGCTCAGAATACAAATGCTGTACTGCAACTGCAGGTGGTTGTGTGATAGTTGCGTCTAGTACAAGGGGTTCAGGTTTGGTAACGAAGAGGCTGTGTCTGAGCCCTCTGGGGGTTGTTCAGACTGCAGGACAGGCTTGGTTGTAAGTGACCTCTGGTGGGCCTAACCACTGTAtgagatcaggttgctcaggtcTGCATCCATTCTGATTTTGAAAGTCTCGCCACTCTAGGCAACCTGTGCTACGGCTAAACTAGTGCTGAATTATTACTGTGAATagttttttccttgctgtatCTTGTCCTTTTGCTGTGCACCTGtaagaagagtctggctctgtcgAGGTATTGGAAGACTACTTGGTGttaaccttttccttccttagcCCTCTTTATTCCAGGTTAAGTAAACCTgtctccctcagcctctccttgtatgtCATGTATATCAGCCCTCCCCTGCCCGCCTCTACGGGGCTTTCTGCAGTTGGTCAGTATCTTTTCACTTCTCTATATGAAGCTAGCAGGTATAGGATATGGGATTATAGGTTGGACAGCTGTGCGCTATCCAGCAGGGTAGTGCATGAATAatccagaaattatttctgaagtacTATGCTTTCTGATCTAGGTATGTcctactgaaggaaaaaaacatgcttttaacTTTAGAGCAAGAATCAAAACGACAACTCAGGCCTATGCCAAGTCCAGAACGATTAGAAAAGGTAACTTTTTCATACTAGCTAAAAATATAACTCTAAGTAAAATTGCTGAGTGAAAGGTGAAGTGTTCATAAACTTGTTAAagaccatttttaaaaattatttccctgaTTTTAGTATATGCACAAACACTGTGCTCAAGCAACATAGTGGGAAAGACCTCTCCACCTGTTACATAAtgttaagaaatattttgccatGTTCATGCCCTGAAACTGCACTAGAGGATTTCTAGAAACTTCCTGGTAAAACTTCAACATTATCTCTATCCTTACCCTCCACAAACTTTTTTTAGCTACTTAACTGTTGCCAACTTCTTGCCTCTGACCTTGTCTTCTCCAAACTTGAGCCCTTTGGTTCTTTGCTGTCCTCACTTTTGTCATTCGTTCCTTCTTTTGCATTATTGCAATTCTGCCACTAATTTATTAAATTCTTTCCCTGGTATCTTTGCCACTGAAAATTTCATTTACTTATAAATCAATTGCACAGATGGAAATCTGCACCTTCACTGGCCAATTAAATAATCCAGCTGTTTGACATGAGAGATATTCTCAGATACCCCCCATTTGTCCAATTTATTTATGGAAGAGTCTAACCATTACATTGTTAATTTGAATTTCTTTGTATAGTTAATAATTTAACTGTTACTTGCCGTAACACACATCCGCAACTGCATTGTGATCTCTCTTTTTTGTGTCAGACATTGCTTTTTTTGGTCTTCTACTTGTCATTTTCATTGCTGTACTTATAAATTAGGGGAGATCTAATGTAAAACCCTGCTCTGGATCTCCTAGTGTATCTTGTTCTAATTTATGCTAATATGGTTTCTCAACTGTACTTCGATTCCCATTCTGAACAGTATTTTCTGCTTAGTCCCACCTACACATCCATATTCAGCAATTAAAAATCACAGTAGAACTTGTTTTGGGAGGGAACTTAAGTAAGTGGCCCCAGCACTTCAAAAGTTAAATCTTACTAATTGcctgtttggttttggctgAAGCCCAAGAAAAGTAGAAGTCAAGCACCAGTTAAATACTATGATTGCACAGAGACAAAATACAGCCATCTGcttattaaaattagctctagcTGCTTCCCAGAGCAACATTTAACATGTTGCCATATGTAATGTGTGGTACAGCAATATTATGAGACAGACCTGACTAAAAACCTTCAACTCGAAGTGTCATAGTTTGGTCAAGGCAGCTTTCTAATCAGCCAACAGGCATTACTGAGGCTGTGACCAGACTCCAGAGTGAAAACTAGAATAACAAACAGCCAGTGCAAACCATCTGACAGAAACACATGCAGCATGTCTTCTATTTGCTTCTACTTCCTTTCTGCCTCAGAGCTTTCTGTACTTCTAGCATCAGCATTAGATCTGGCTTTGTGTATTAGCTAGCTAGTCTTTAATGAAATATCAGACTGTCagttatttcatatttgttctGCTTGCAAGTTAGGTTTTTAAAGCACCCATTCTTCACTGTCCTAGTACACAGAGCCAATTCAGCTGTTTCACTCAGTCCACAACTGTGAGATGGCTCACAATGGAACTCCTAGTGTGTTttacctttgcttttcctttaaattttgtCTTAAATCTTCATTTGAGATCTTTTAAATTGCCAGCATTGTGTTCTGTTGGCCCAAGCTGAAACCATTTCCTACTTCCAGGTAGAAAAGTCTATGAAAAATATAGACTTGGTtgtcagagagagagaaattgctTTGAGGCTTTTACAAACTGGCCATGAAAAACCAGTACCTGGCGAGTGGAGACATGACTTCTTAGGACGCACCTACTGGTAAGGaaaagagaacttttttttccatgtgtgtCAATTTTGCTTGCGGTACATCTCTTTACTAGAAAATCCTTATCTAATCAAGAAAGGATACATGTACTGTATGGAGAGACACATGTTTTCTGGTCAGCATTCAGGTGCTtcctgagttttgtttttttggttgtttttgtttaaatgtggTTATAATTGCTACTAAATAATTCAAACTCTACCATTAATTATAACAAAATTAGCTCCATGTAACTAATATGATTTCTGTACTCAGAGGATGTCTGTTACTGTAACTATTCTGTAACACATGAATGAACTAGGGAGTACTGTTCAAGTTGAATCACCTGGACTTCCCTAATTATAATGCAAAATCCATATATTGGGCGACAACCACCCAAAGTACTGCATGAGACCACATAAACATCTGTTGGAATTCCCTACTAGTCTTGGCAGATATTTAACTTTGTTGGAAGCTTCTACCTTTAGAATTATTTATTGTCCAGATACTTTCAATAATCTGTAATTTCAGGTAATGACGCTGAAGTCTCTGGCAGGACCTGCTATTTCATTAACCAGTATTTTACCCTCATCATATTGGCATTTGAAGCACTAACTACAGTATTCAGCTCTGCAATAACAGTGTAGATAACAGAAGGTCACACATTATAATAATGctgaattttcatttgtttacccattaaatataaatcagCAGAGTACTAAATGCACTAACCATTAGATCTACATCTTTAGGGATGAGGCTTCTGTATACCTCTTTCTGCTTGGAAAGATTGTCCATGAAGAAGGGTTTGCCCATATACTTGGAAGCCCAGTCCGCAGTTACAGCAGGGGGAAGGGACAGACAACATGAAATGGTCTTTAAGCATATGCATGCAGAACCTCTGCAATACACATAGTAGTAGGTCTGATGCAATGTGGATGCACTGGAGTCTGTAGGTGAGTCTGCACAAGCCATCTCTGCAGCCCAAATGCaagaaaaacccccaaaataaataaGAGTCTATATTTAGAGGGAAATACTTACATTCAGGCAGATTTGCTCTTGACATGACACTCCTAATACtggcatttaaaagaaaattgtagtAGAAACAAAACTCTCTTCACATGCAGTTTGTTCACATCAGCTTTTGGAAGTTTTCTTATGAAGGagtaactttaaaatataaatgcaaagaaTCATTATCTACTATACTGGGCCCTCTCTTCAAACACCTACAGTTTTTAAAGTACGACCACTTTCTACAGAAAGATGCTGAGCTATGTATGAGATGTAGTTATAAACCAAGCCAGCAGTAGAGCTGAAAGTAAATACCCACATAGAAATTCTGCGATCTACTGGTCAGACCACTTAATCACTGTATTGTAACCAAGTGTAACTGGTAGAATCCAAGAATGAAGACAAAAAGTATACATTCTATAATCACTTATCTGTCTTTAATAGGTACACTTATAAGGAATGGCCAATACCATGGTACTTGAACAAAAGgcacaaaaggaagaaattctaTTACTTACCTCATGTGAATCACTTCATCAGGTAAAAAGACTTTTTTGACAttgaaagttattttctgaTCTGTTCTTCAGTCCTTCTTATTCcactttgcaaggaaaaaatagtAGTAATCTTGTTCTTTTTACAGCTAATAGACTGAAAataaggctttttaaaattacagcttgctctgtttcattttgctcttcccATTTTAGTTATTAAGAGATTTGGTTATCTATGAAGTTGCACTGTAAAAGTAACTTTACATGCAGACTACGTAAGATCCTCCCAGAGGTTGAATTTCTGTAGAActcaaaagcagaagaaaaaaattaatttgccttGCAGGCATTTTTGCTTATCAAAAGCTAATTAACAGTGACGTTGTTAATCACTGGGAACCTCTATTTCATTAGAGGGTTGAGCTTATTAAGGTTGTTACAAGCTATCTGGAAGTTAACCACGCTGACTTCTTTATTTCAGGCTCAGACTTGAAAAATCTTTACGCAGAAGGGCAAGGAGGCAAAACCTAGAGAGGACGAGGCGGAAGGTCTTGGAAAGGAAGTTCCCTCACCTTGCCATAAAATCTCAGAGCCAGTAACATGCTGGAAGAGCGCTGCAAGCAATTGGTTGAGTATCTCTGACTGGAACATGAAACAAGTTCTGAAACCAGTGAACAGCTCGACTGAGCATTCCTGagagtctcttttttttttttttttttaatcccacaTTTGACCTAAATTAAACTTGTGATCTGgaattaaaaagcagctttggtgCATAACTCAAATTAATCCTAACAGTTGTTTctagaaatatttgaaaaatgacTTATTAACCAGCTATTATGAAAGTAAGATATACATCATTAATAGTGAAAAGCAGCAACTGACTGCCAGATGAAAGTATAAAGTGTAGGGATAATATTTACCTGGTTTAGTTTAACAAACATGCATTAAAACCAGACAGAAACACGAGAGCCTCTGAAGCTCAAGTACTAGCCTTTGTTCCCTGATCATCTGAGTTACAGGTATGTCACCCAAGTTACATGTGCTTTCTGCACAGAAGCATGGGAAAATACACTCTTCAGTCTGCTACGGCGaactttttccctgttttaagTCTGGCTTGTTAGAAAGTATGAAATATTTAGTGTGTCAACTTTTAACAATGCAGTCTTTATACCTAGATTTCTAGGTACCTATGACAAATTCAAACATCTATGCAATGTTTTTTTGCAGTGTGCAAAATGTTTGAAGGAAGACTGGTAATAGTCTTCTATGAAATCGAAGTAGAAAGgtactgctgctgctcccagttGATGGTAAACACCTACTTCATGAAAGCTTTTAACCTTCAGATGAGATTGTGCAGAAGTTTAGAACAAAGTCACAAATACTAGTCTTTCAGGAAGCAAATGTGCTATGCAATATAATCTCATAAAACATGGGAAACTCCAAGGGAGCCAAAACTGTAAGAGATAGACGTCTCTCCATCATCTTGACCTTCAGTTACTCCTCTGCATCACACAAAATACCCAATTCTTAAACCAAAACTCTACAGAAAGTGTTTTGCTCTCCATAAGGTGCTAGAACATTCACAGATAGCACCATTATACTGTAATTTAAGATACACAGAAGATAAAAGTTGGATTAGACATAATGAAACCTAAGCACGTGACACACAAGGAAAGCTTAAAATGCAGTCACTTCACAAAGAGAAACCAAAAAAGCCTACTTTAGATCTTAACCTCTAGCTACAAGTTGTCCAGTCAATTTTAGTACTTCACTGATGCCACAGTAACTTTATAAAGCGTTACTCATTGCAGCATGCTAAGTTACGAGTTCAGGTGATGTTGCACATTCTACTTGAATGCAAACTAGACCAAgtctttttcttccagtatgACAACACTAGCTAGTGGCTTACATCACCTATTGTAGCTGACTTTAAGTTTGCCTCATTCTGTGAGAGAAATATGGTTGGTCAATAGCTTTGAAAAATCTGGACTAAACAACTTTGTCTCGAGCAACTAATGGTTATCATGATAAGACAAAAGCAGGTGGTTTTGATGATAAATTACTTTATTGTTTGGAGGTAATGTGAAACTGTTTCCAACTAGAGGCCTCATCATTATTTACCCAAAAGGTCTTTTAGGATATGAAAAATTTAGCAGTACTGTTTacgtttttggttttgtttttttttttaaatcggTTAAATCCTATTTGGTTTTCCACAGCTTTTAAGATAAGGAGCAAAACTTCATTGTGTCCCAATACAGAACATAACACAGCTGTCAATTAAAGTAAGCTTAAGAGTAACATAGAACTGCATCTTGACAGCCAGttcctgctggaaaaaaaaaaaaatcaactgacTTCCTCCAATCCTGAGTGCACACTCCCCATTGCAAAATGCAGGCACTGACTGACCCTGCTATGAGTCAGCTGAGGGGGCTATACCAGCCATAAACCAGTAGTGACTGCCCCTTTGAGTTAGAGCTCCCTGTAAAAACATCAAGCCACATCCTGAGGTCTTCTGTAACTATTCTGGGCTTGGACAGACAATTCTTTGCCTTAACTTCCCTGGCTCAAACAAGTTTTGCTTCTCACCTACACCACAAAGGCATTATATACATTCCTAGAAATCAGGTGGAAAGCACTGATTCTTTACTGAAATGAAACTGCTCCATAATAGAAAATTAGCAAACCAGTGCTTAATGTAACATTCACTACACGGAATGTAACACTTCCACAGGACAGTAAAAGTTTACACTGAACTGAGTCACCTATAGTAGATTACTAAATACaaactttccatttttaaaacaaaagagtAACTTTCTCTGCAAGTACTCACAAAGTTGCTCAAATATAAAATAcgaaattttattttttaagagagaaaaaagagcaaTTTAAGGCCAAAGTACCAGCAAGGAAGACTAATATGTGAAAGTAGACAAgagatttttaataaatctgcATGGGCATTTGCAAGGTTATGCCTCTATCTATTAGCTAACCTGTAAAGCTGTTCCCAGGAAAAGATACTAGAGAAAATAGATATTTATACAAAATTATAAAATGCTTGTTACATGAATTATTGCTTTACAAGGGATGTAAACATCCTTTTTCTATGATAGTACCAATTAGGTCTCTCAAAATTTCTAAGGTTTGTTAAAATGGAACTTGAGTTATGCAAAAAATCCAATATAAACTTTCTACAAAAAAGAGTCCATCACATTCCTGAGTATGCTAAAGCTATAAAACAGAAGGAGCACTGAGCAGGCAGCAGTTTTCACAGTCAGAGGTTTaaggacattttctttctacacactgtttccctccttcttcatATTCTTGCTTAGAAATCCACATCTGTTGAAAAGTAccctacaaaaaaaaccaacaaaaaacaacaaaacaaaacaaccacaaaacacacaattaaaaaaaattaaaaaaaaaaatcagaaaacaaatgaaggtGAAGTGAAACATGATTAACTTTTCCTATgatgaaaaacaagcaaatctTTACATTAAATGAGGTTAGAGGACTTGACCTCCTTAACTATCTTTTCCTTTGAGTTTTATATTGCTAGCGATTAAACTAAAGACAGGAAGgtgcagcactgaaagctgatTTCAGTCTCCCTTTCCCATACTGCTAAATGAATCCCCACAAACCATTTCAGTACTCAGTAACTTATAGAATTAAGCTCAGGAATATGATGCAGAAACAGGTTTGCTACGTTCATAGTGTACTATATACATATCATTTCCGGATAGTGTACGTCAAGCCTGCACCTTGTCATTAAAAATGGGAGAACATGGCAAGTTATTTTTTGATTAGAAATgctcatgttttgtttttttttaaatagattctCTTCACCTTACCACAAGGATAGATAAGATTATTATTGCTAGGGTAGCACAAACCCTGCAACGCAGGCTTAAGCGGAATTAGCTTTTTCGGTGACAGTGCTGCTTAGCATAGCAACATAGTAACACAGGTTTACTAACCAAAGAAGCCAAAATTGAACCACCAATCCATGAGCTGAACCTCCGCTCCACTGTTGTGTTGTTCGCTATCAACTTCAGGCGCATGCTCTGAATAGAAAAGGatgtaaaatgaaagaacaatCAGACAAACTGTAGGCTGGTGGCCTttagggagaagagaaggacaGCACAAGGAATTTGGTGTATATACCAACATGCAGGCGAAACAGGTCAATTTTATTAAACTTGCAATAATGCTCATCTGCCCTGTACTTAGAATTCAAGAATAGCCACAGTGGAACAGAACATGTATGGCTTCTATCTTGTCTCCCAAGAGGGAGCAACAGCAAACGCTTAAGGTTAGAAATagggcaggcagagagcaaTAATACTCGCACTATATATTGTCATCTCTAACACTGGGCTACTTAAAATGCGCACTGGGACTAAAATGTCTAACATTGCTGAACTTAATTCATCTAGTGCTTTTTAGACCCattccttccttttgttttcaaaatgcctCATAGCAATAAAATCTTTGCATTTCAGTGGGTTCCTCCTCACCTATTACAAGAAGCAGTGAGTAACTACCTTTCTCAGTTTCTCATAACATTCATTTCAGAGTTGCTACAAGTAGAACATTTTTTCTTGAATATGAATATTCAAGAAATATCATAAGCTATATGTGCTCTCAAGAACACAGGTGTAAGGTATTAATACTTGCTTTAACATcaagtgattaaaaaagaaaatacaagtatGTTAAATCACCAG encodes the following:
- the MRPL47 gene encoding large ribosomal subunit protein uL29m: MAGAAAMAALCRRLTGALRLSGARPGSTAAGLPGLTLNLFHKNLVKVEPLHQFKFLHTTLSRRGLEEFFDDPRNWGEKTVKSGDAWNIKQLRGKSSEDLHKLWYVLLKEKNMLLTLEQESKRQLRPMPSPERLEKVEKSMKNIDLVVREREIALRLLQTGHEKPVPGEWRHDFLGRTYWYTYKEWPIPWYLNKRHKRKKFYYLPHVNHFIRLRLEKSLRRRARRQNLERTRRKVLERKFPHLAIKSQSQ